In Pseudobacter ginsenosidimutans, the following are encoded in one genomic region:
- a CDS encoding SAM hydrolase/SAM-dependent halogenase family protein: MRTSYHSFLLGVIVVLICSCAQKKRPALVFQSDFGLKDGAVSAMKGVALGVSPDLGLYDLTHEIPAYNIWEAAYRLEQTANYWPSGTVFVSVVDPGVGTSRKSVVMRSRSGHYFVTPDNGTLTLVARSLGISEVREIDEAINRRQQSGQSYTFHGRDVYAYTGARLAAGIIRFDEVGKRLPDSVISIPFQPAIKNADTLSGMIPVLDVQYGNIWTNIPDSLLNAISIHPGDSLLVRIFHHDSTVFHQRIPFVHTFGDVPEGQPMAYLNSLLQFSVAINMGNFAAHYRMQSGPGWNVKLSR; this comes from the coding sequence ATGCGGACCAGCTATCATTCCTTCCTGCTCGGAGTAATCGTTGTTCTTATTTGTTCCTGCGCTCAAAAAAAGCGGCCGGCACTTGTATTCCAATCCGATTTCGGTTTGAAAGACGGTGCGGTCAGCGCCATGAAAGGAGTGGCTCTCGGTGTATCGCCCGATCTCGGCCTGTACGACCTCACCCATGAGATCCCTGCCTACAATATTTGGGAAGCGGCTTACCGCCTCGAACAAACGGCGAACTACTGGCCTTCGGGCACCGTATTCGTATCCGTGGTGGATCCCGGCGTTGGCACCAGCCGGAAATCAGTGGTGATGCGTTCCCGGAGCGGTCATTATTTCGTAACGCCCGACAATGGCACGCTCACCCTTGTTGCGAGATCCCTGGGCATCAGCGAAGTCCGTGAAATAGACGAAGCCATTAACCGCCGTCAACAATCCGGTCAATCCTATACATTCCATGGCCGCGATGTGTACGCCTACACCGGTGCGCGTCTCGCAGCAGGCATCATCCGATTCGACGAAGTTGGAAAGCGGTTGCCCGATTCCGTTATAAGCATTCCATTTCAGCCAGCCATCAAAAATGCCGATACGCTCTCCGGCATGATCCCCGTCCTTGACGTGCAATACGGCAATATCTGGACGAATATCCCTGACAGTCTCCTCAACGCCATCTCCATCCATCCCGGCGACTCGCTGCTGGTCCGCATCTTCCACCATGACAGCACTGTCTTCCACCAGCGAATCCCATTCGTCCACACCTTTGGCGATGTTCCCGAAGGTCAGCCTATGGCATATCTCAATAGTCTCCTTCAATTCTCGGTAGCCATCAACATGGGCAACTTTGCAGCACATTATCGTATGCAGAGCGGACCGGGTTGGAATGTGAAACTTTCCCGATAG
- the chrA gene encoding chromate efflux transporter — MVPGPNSTEMTMHCGYLRAGWKGLIVAGLCFIVPAVLITAIFAYAYQRYGQLPQVEPFLYGIKPAILAVVVALMISLGKKSLKNMELGIIGSLAAILTLAGANEILVLYLSGMAGILLHLLKKRKQQIHNFFPVVLLHVQATAHNWHLFWSFLKIGSILYGSGYALFAFLDAELVTRGLISKQQLTDAIAVGQFTPGPVFSSATFIGWQISGWKGAIAATAGIFLPSFIFVAFLHPLIPVLRRSALMSAFLDTVNIVSVAIILAVCVELGEKFNNGMENDPDSHCRFCHHLAFQEAQYSLDHTGRGCQRLSAVPGLRREGYLPV; from the coding sequence CTGGTCCCAGGTCCGAATTCCACAGAAATGACCATGCACTGCGGTTACCTGCGCGCGGGATGGAAAGGATTGATCGTTGCGGGCCTTTGTTTTATTGTTCCCGCTGTACTGATCACCGCTATTTTCGCTTATGCATACCAGCGATACGGTCAATTGCCGCAGGTGGAACCCTTCCTGTATGGTATCAAACCGGCCATCCTCGCTGTGGTGGTAGCCCTGATGATCTCGCTGGGGAAGAAATCTCTCAAAAACATGGAGCTTGGGATCATAGGATCGCTGGCAGCAATCCTTACACTGGCCGGCGCCAATGAGATCCTTGTACTTTACCTCTCAGGTATGGCAGGTATATTACTTCATCTCCTGAAAAAAAGAAAACAACAAATCCATAATTTCTTTCCGGTTGTATTGTTGCATGTGCAGGCAACTGCACATAACTGGCATTTGTTCTGGTCTTTCCTGAAGATCGGCTCCATCCTTTACGGTAGCGGATATGCGCTTTTTGCTTTTCTGGATGCCGAACTCGTTACACGCGGTCTGATCAGCAAACAGCAACTCACAGATGCGATTGCAGTTGGACAGTTCACCCCCGGTCCCGTTTTTTCATCGGCCACTTTTATCGGCTGGCAAATAAGCGGATGGAAAGGCGCAATAGCAGCAACTGCAGGCATCTTCCTCCCCTCCTTTATTTTTGTGGCTTTTCTCCATCCGTTGATCCCGGTCCTGAGAAGATCCGCCCTGATGTCTGCTTTCCTGGATACGGTGAATATCGTGTCTGTGGCCATCATCCTGGCCGTATGCGTTGAACTGGGGGAAAAGTTCAATAACGGAATGGAAAACGATCCTGATAGCCATTGCCGGTTTTGCCATCACCTGGCGTTTCAAGAAGCTCAATACAGCCTGGATCATACTGGGCGGGGCTGTCAGCGGTTATCTGCTGTACCGGGTCTGAGGCGGGAAGGTTATCTTCCTGTATAA
- a CDS encoding oligosaccharide flippase family protein has translation MKLLKSSFWLHSIFYTLLQRFSLFFFGAVAYMVLARGLSANGSMAIWALYLTILSLFETVKQGLLRNPTIKFLGLSEYANRKAEVQSSSMVINLLFSALTLIGLVAGSGLISNLLKSPDLIPLLHWSAAFIILLVPFNHFEILLQARYHFQQIFWAYFVRQGSFFIGILILFFFAKEHFTLMNLMIMQLVSLLAGTIMLFNSAKQFMMKKFHYDKSIIVRMFHFGKYIFGTNLCSNVTRSFDHFITANTLSPLSGKQYVSYYNTVARINNMIDVPSLAAADVLFPKNVESLEEHGIGKVKYYFERMVGTILAVIIPICIFIFLFPKFIIFIIAGPNYYDAIPILQITIFMSLVKPIGYQYGSTLDAIGKPVVNFWTSAVMMVIALVTTWLCLLKWDGIGAAYATVLNSIIGGSIMYFVLKKQIQLEGRNIIRYTLQSYKDIWAFRKKLIRQPVA, from the coding sequence TTGAAACTGTTGAAATCATCCTTTTGGCTGCATTCCATCTTTTATACCCTGCTTCAGCGGTTTTCGCTGTTCTTTTTCGGTGCAGTAGCCTATATGGTGCTGGCCAGGGGACTTTCTGCCAACGGATCGATGGCCATCTGGGCATTGTACCTCACCATACTCTCGCTCTTCGAGACCGTTAAACAGGGGCTGCTGCGCAACCCTACCATCAAATTCCTGGGATTATCAGAATATGCCAACCGTAAAGCGGAAGTACAATCCTCTTCCATGGTGATCAATCTCCTCTTTTCAGCCCTCACCCTCATCGGACTGGTGGCCGGCAGCGGACTGATCAGCAACCTGCTCAAATCACCCGATCTCATTCCCCTGCTCCACTGGAGCGCGGCCTTTATCATATTGCTGGTGCCATTCAATCACTTCGAAATACTACTGCAGGCGCGTTATCATTTTCAGCAGATTTTCTGGGCATATTTCGTAAGACAGGGAAGTTTCTTCATCGGCATCCTCATTCTCTTCTTTTTTGCCAAAGAACATTTCACACTGATGAACCTGATGATCATGCAACTGGTATCGTTGCTGGCAGGCACCATCATGCTGTTCAATTCGGCAAAGCAGTTCATGATGAAAAAATTCCATTACGATAAAAGCATTATCGTAAGAATGTTCCACTTCGGGAAATACATTTTCGGCACCAATCTCTGCTCCAATGTTACCCGCAGCTTCGATCATTTCATCACGGCCAATACGCTGAGTCCGCTCAGCGGCAAACAATATGTGAGCTATTACAATACCGTGGCGCGTATCAACAATATGATCGATGTGCCTTCACTGGCCGCAGCTGATGTACTCTTTCCCAAGAACGTGGAAAGCCTGGAAGAACATGGCATCGGAAAAGTGAAATACTATTTCGAGAGAATGGTGGGCACCATCCTGGCTGTGATCATCCCTATCTGTATTTTCATTTTCCTGTTTCCGAAATTCATCATCTTCATCATTGCCGGCCCCAATTATTACGACGCCATTCCCATATTGCAGATCACAATTTTCATGAGCCTCGTAAAACCCATCGGCTACCAGTATGGATCAACGTTAGATGCCATCGGAAAACCTGTGGTGAACTTCTGGACAAGCGCCGTGATGATGGTGATAGCCCTGGTGACCACCTGGCTCTGCCTCCTGAAATGGGATGGCATCGGCGCCGCCTATGCCACCGTGCTCAACAGCATCATCGGCGGCAGTATCATGTACTTTGTATTGAAAAAACAAATTCAGCTCGAAGGCAGGAATATCATCCGCTACACTTTACAGAGCTATAAAGACATCTGGGCTTTCCGGAAAAAACTGATCAGACAACCAGTGGCATAA
- a CDS encoding glycosyltransferase family protein, giving the protein MKIAFTICSNNYLSLARALAKSLAATGNDYHFIIGLVDKMDDRLAEWYKDVTILPCDQIGIPDLEEIAIKYSIAEFNTALKPFYFQHLFKQYPDAEYITFLDPDMLIYRKLQELEDGHKAYEILLTPHILHPMELDGKHPTEISYLSTGTFNLGFLSLRQGPNTTAFLDWWAERLRHFCYFDFPSGLFVDQKWVNLVPVFFESVFVIKHPGYNVAYWNLQERTLSKNNNNWFINQQYPLSIYHFSSVGIKQGLLFHKQQNRYTDADLPLNKELFMAYRQLVLDEGYLQTNPYSCYYVELHNNHVTQKMKSSFSGRMKLWLKGVIPAKQRAKLKKKLLDFANS; this is encoded by the coding sequence ATGAAGATCGCTTTTACAATCTGTTCCAACAACTACCTTTCCCTCGCCCGCGCGCTGGCCAAATCACTCGCCGCAACAGGCAACGATTATCATTTCATCATCGGACTGGTAGACAAAATGGATGACCGCCTGGCTGAATGGTACAAAGATGTTACCATCCTCCCCTGTGATCAGATCGGCATCCCGGACCTGGAAGAGATTGCCATCAAATACAGCATCGCGGAATTCAATACTGCACTCAAACCTTTCTATTTTCAGCATCTTTTCAAACAATACCCGGATGCGGAATACATCACATTCCTGGATCCGGACATGCTCATCTACCGCAAGCTCCAGGAACTGGAAGACGGCCACAAGGCTTATGAGATCCTGCTCACGCCACATATCCTCCATCCCATGGAACTGGATGGAAAACATCCAACGGAGATCTCTTATCTCTCCACCGGCACTTTCAATCTCGGCTTCCTCTCCCTGCGCCAGGGACCCAATACAACGGCATTCCTCGACTGGTGGGCGGAACGTTTGCGCCATTTCTGTTATTTCGATTTCCCCAGCGGATTGTTCGTAGACCAGAAATGGGTGAACCTGGTTCCCGTATTCTTTGAATCTGTTTTCGTGATCAAACATCCAGGCTATAATGTGGCTTACTGGAACCTCCAGGAAAGAACATTGAGCAAAAACAATAACAACTGGTTCATCAATCAGCAATACCCGCTCAGCATCTACCATTTCAGCAGTGTGGGCATCAAGCAGGGCCTGCTCTTCCATAAACAACAGAACAGGTATACCGATGCCGATCTTCCGCTGAACAAGGAGCTCTTCATGGCATACCGCCAGCTGGTACTGGATGAAGGTTATCTTCAAACCAATCCTTACAGCTGCTATTATGTGGAACTGCACAACAATCATGTAACACAGAAAATGAAAAGCAGCTTCAGCGGTCGTATGAAGCTCTGGCTCAAAGGTGTGATCCCAGCCAAACAACGCGCAAAACTTAAAAAGAAATTACTGGACTTCGCCAATAGTTAA
- a CDS encoding DUF3857 domain-containing protein: protein MRFVLPILLLAFVPNAKGQTKVPEFGQFLAAEKAITVCEFDPEAEAVIIFDKAESTHNEDHNLITKRRIRMKILKPKGIRHADVSIYYYSKEAFESLFDIRAVVVNVNANGGEERKELASSAIFDSKVNDKWSEKKFALPGVRVGSIIEYEYGRISKNYNGLRDWYFQTELPTMLSSYDLVILPNYEFAYKVSKSPSLPIVVKNDKSNGSTYFEMKDIAGLRDEPFMDAKNDYLQKVEFQLSGYAGSFGGRTRYMTTWAELSKELLNNPSFGGQLNRNVGADDLLNKAKTFTDPYEKMCLIYQYVHKNIFSKGASTLYVQEGVKDAWKNKVGNSAEVNLLLINLLKEAGLEVYPLLVSERDHGKVREGYPFLDQFNKVLARVVINDKKYVLDAAGIYTPPDMYPPDVVNTKAYIVDRKKGGIIDLEETQKKNRNKIILTASVSEDGMINGQVIARSYDYARLARKQALQKSKDFLLSEYFTDEHPGIKTDSFEVRNTDNDSLALEQRFSYQLPINASGEYRLLNLNMFSGLHANPFISDIRFTDVNYGYLQHQEILELVSLPEGWIPESLPKDTRLITPDNSISCARYITFTNNKLNVLFRIEFNRSVFDSGEYSTLKEFFKKMTNMLNEQVILKEKNQ, encoded by the coding sequence ATGAGATTTGTGCTTCCTATCTTGCTTCTTGCATTTGTCCCAAATGCAAAAGGTCAGACGAAGGTTCCTGAATTCGGGCAATTCCTGGCGGCTGAAAAAGCAATCACTGTTTGCGAATTCGATCCCGAAGCTGAAGCCGTGATCATTTTTGATAAAGCAGAATCCACTCACAACGAAGATCATAACCTGATCACCAAAAGAAGGATCAGGATGAAGATCCTGAAACCAAAAGGGATCCGGCACGCAGATGTGAGCATCTATTATTATTCCAAAGAAGCTTTTGAAAGTCTCTTCGATATCCGGGCAGTTGTGGTGAACGTAAATGCCAATGGCGGTGAAGAAAGAAAAGAACTGGCCAGCTCCGCGATATTCGATAGCAAAGTGAACGATAAATGGTCCGAAAAGAAATTCGCACTGCCCGGCGTTCGCGTGGGAAGTATCATCGAATACGAATACGGCAGGATCTCTAAAAATTATAATGGACTTCGCGACTGGTATTTCCAGACAGAATTACCCACCATGCTCAGCAGCTATGACCTGGTGATCCTTCCCAATTACGAGTTCGCTTATAAAGTGAGCAAGTCGCCTTCACTGCCCATCGTTGTCAAGAACGATAAAAGCAATGGTTCCACCTATTTTGAAATGAAGGATATCGCAGGGTTGCGGGATGAACCTTTCATGGATGCGAAAAATGATTACCTCCAGAAAGTGGAATTCCAGCTCTCGGGTTATGCCGGCAGTTTCGGTGGGCGTACCCGTTATATGACCACCTGGGCTGAATTGAGCAAAGAACTATTGAACAATCCAAGCTTTGGCGGACAACTCAACCGCAATGTGGGAGCAGATGATTTGCTGAACAAGGCCAAAACGTTTACAGATCCTTATGAAAAGATGTGCCTCATCTATCAATACGTTCATAAGAATATTTTCAGCAAAGGGGCCAGTACGCTTTATGTACAGGAAGGTGTGAAAGATGCCTGGAAGAATAAGGTGGGTAACAGCGCGGAAGTGAACCTCCTGCTCATCAACCTGCTGAAAGAAGCCGGCCTGGAAGTGTATCCCCTGCTGGTCAGCGAACGTGATCACGGCAAAGTAAGAGAAGGTTATCCATTCCTTGACCAGTTCAATAAAGTACTGGCCCGGGTGGTGATCAACGATAAAAAATATGTACTGGATGCAGCCGGCATCTATACTCCGCCGGATATGTATCCGCCGGATGTGGTGAATACAAAAGCCTATATCGTAGACAGGAAGAAAGGCGGCATTATAGATCTGGAAGAAACGCAAAAGAAAAACAGGAATAAGATCATATTGACCGCTTCCGTTTCTGAAGATGGAATGATCAATGGACAGGTTATAGCCAGGAGTTACGATTATGCGAGGCTTGCAAGAAAACAGGCACTGCAAAAAAGTAAAGACTTCCTGCTATCCGAATATTTCACCGATGAGCATCCCGGTATCAAAACAGACAGTTTCGAAGTCAGGAATACAGACAATGATTCCCTGGCGCTGGAACAGAGATTCAGTTACCAGCTCCCTATCAACGCCAGCGGCGAATACCGTTTGCTGAATCTCAACATGTTCTCCGGCCTGCATGCCAATCCTTTTATTTCAGATATCCGGTTCACAGATGTGAATTATGGGTACCTGCAGCATCAGGAGATATTGGAACTGGTGTCGCTGCCGGAAGGTTGGATACCTGAAAGCCTGCCAAAAGATACCAGGCTGATCACACCAGACAATAGCATCAGTTGCGCCAGATATATTACTTTTACGAATAACAAACTGAACGTATTGTTCAGGATAGAATTCAACAGAAGCGTATTCGATTCCGGCGAATACAGCACCCTGAAAGAATTCTTTAAGAAGATGACGAATATGCTGAATGAACAGGTCATCTTAAAAGAAAAAAACCAGTAA
- a CDS encoding DUF3857 domain-containing protein: MKKMIAAAFLFVATATGTSAQTPADLVRYSALTIPDSLKKGADAVFRLDEESIEVFSPSRYNLTSHQIITLLNKDAAGFLHQSYWFDKFNKIDDIEVKLFNSLGMEIKKFKKKDFETSAYNDYMSLHTDDKMMRLYVPSADYPCTIEVIYTKKVTGYIGLPASVIQSPNRSVENYIYQIKVPKDLDIHFKTGNTQLKPEVTKTADAILYQWKAQNLKAIRSERGSWNSYVNYPHIQIAPAKFEYDGTKGSSNTWKEFGQWAWPLYDDPAPFTATRLNEIKNLVASVTDPREKIKILYRHLQKNNRYVSIQLGIGGFKPFAVSFVDDKKYGDCKALTNYMRYMLKAVDINSWPALINAEYNNPPVDPNFTANRFNHVILCVPLQQDTVWLECTSNTRDMNDLGSFTENRYALLLLPEGGKLVATPKSKSSQNKLITSSEIKVNKEGEAEMTANITCSGNFYEHFHYAQQLEREELKRFLVQYLEYKSPEDFKFEELSATGNKNFRINFTYDQVYDFKAGNKFFFRPRMYNICDEDIKPDSNRTKDFIFEFPYEKTDTTVYLLPDGFTVEGLPPVKELDTQYGYYRKEVIRNATGNGITIISQLNLKKHIIPAKEYRALADFFQSVNKTDGARLVIIGE; the protein is encoded by the coding sequence ATGAAGAAAATGATTGCAGCAGCATTTCTATTTGTTGCCACTGCTACCGGAACATCCGCTCAAACACCCGCAGACCTGGTGCGTTATTCTGCGCTCACTATTCCTGATAGTCTCAAAAAAGGCGCAGACGCGGTTTTCCGTCTCGATGAAGAATCCATCGAGGTCTTTTCGCCTTCCCGTTACAATCTCACCAGCCACCAGATCATTACCCTGCTGAACAAGGATGCAGCAGGATTCCTGCATCAATCCTACTGGTTCGACAAGTTCAATAAGATCGACGATATCGAAGTAAAACTATTCAACTCGCTGGGCATGGAAATAAAGAAGTTCAAAAAGAAGGACTTCGAAACCAGTGCCTACAACGATTATATGAGCCTTCATACAGACGATAAAATGATGAGGCTCTATGTTCCTTCCGCTGATTATCCCTGTACTATCGAGGTTATCTATACGAAAAAGGTGACAGGCTATATAGGGCTACCTGCATCAGTGATACAGTCGCCCAACCGCTCAGTAGAAAATTATATTTACCAAATCAAGGTGCCGAAGGATCTCGACATACATTTCAAAACAGGCAATACCCAGCTTAAACCGGAAGTAACCAAAACTGCGGACGCCATCCTTTATCAATGGAAGGCGCAGAACCTTAAAGCCATTCGTTCAGAAAGAGGAAGCTGGAATTCCTATGTGAATTATCCCCATATCCAGATAGCCCCGGCGAAATTTGAGTATGATGGCACGAAAGGCAGCTCCAATACCTGGAAAGAGTTCGGGCAATGGGCATGGCCTTTATACGATGACCCCGCTCCTTTTACCGCAACACGCCTCAACGAGATCAAAAACCTGGTAGCTTCGGTTACTGATCCGCGTGAAAAGATCAAAATTCTTTACAGGCATTTGCAAAAGAACAACCGTTATGTGAGTATCCAGCTGGGTATCGGCGGCTTCAAGCCCTTTGCCGTATCCTTTGTGGACGACAAGAAGTATGGAGACTGCAAGGCCCTTACCAATTACATGCGCTACATGCTGAAAGCGGTGGACATCAATTCCTGGCCGGCCCTGATCAATGCCGAATACAATAATCCTCCGGTTGATCCAAACTTTACCGCCAACCGCTTCAATCACGTGATCCTCTGCGTACCCTTGCAGCAGGACACAGTCTGGCTCGAATGCACCAGCAATACACGGGATATGAATGACCTGGGCTCCTTCACTGAAAACCGTTACGCCCTGCTGCTCCTGCCGGAAGGTGGAAAATTGGTGGCCACTCCAAAAAGCAAAAGCAGCCAGAACAAACTCATCACCAGTTCTGAAATAAAAGTGAACAAGGAAGGTGAGGCAGAAATGACCGCCAATATCACCTGCTCCGGCAATTTCTATGAGCATTTCCATTATGCCCAGCAACTGGAAAGGGAAGAACTGAAAAGATTCCTGGTGCAGTATCTCGAATACAAATCGCCGGAAGATTTCAAATTCGAAGAACTGTCCGCAACAGGCAATAAGAATTTCAGGATCAATTTCACGTACGACCAGGTTTATGATTTCAAAGCCGGCAATAAGTTCTTCTTCCGCCCGCGCATGTACAATATCTGCGATGAAGACATCAAGCCGGACAGTAACCGCACCAAAGATTTCATCTTCGAGTTCCCCTACGAAAAAACCGATACCACTGTTTACCTGCTGCCGGACGGATTCACCGTTGAAGGATTGCCGCCCGTGAAAGAACTGGACACACAGTATGGTTACTATCGCAAAGAAGTGATCAGGAACGCCACTGGTAACGGCATCACCATCATCTCACAACTTAACCTGAAAAAACATATTATTCCTGCAAAGGAATACCGTGCACTGGCTGATTTCTTTCAGTCGGTAAACAAGACCGATGGCGCCAGACTGGTGATCATCGGTGAATAA
- a CDS encoding DUF3857 domain-containing protein has protein sequence MKKLLLLAFACWPVLVLHAQKDKDLPGFGKIDKADLELKACEFDKDAEAMIMLETGEIEFQRGSHWIFAMKIEKRVRLKIFKDKGIDRATIKLHYYSDDNYEKLLDVDAVTYNLDPTGKIRETKVDKKSMYREKVNSNVSALKFTFPDVKVGESILEYRYTIIRESVTNIEPWIFQDRIPTKVSVYRVTIPEYFKFTTNSHLSHPVEQKRDEFRQSITYDRENIQYNAHEYFYKMKNVPALKDEPYMGAVRDYLQRVNFQLSTVQFPNQLPQNLTNTWAGLTKNLMEHPSFGQQIKKNLLKNDAMNAITAKANTPFEKMSAIFYHVQKSMAWDGHNDFYCTSVKESYAKKAGSSGDINLILLNLLRDAGFDAKPVLASTRDHGQVNATYPFMEQFNNVLVLVFIGDNNYVLDASDKANTPYLIPEDVLGTEAYMLDGESGQFIQLWTSRNTLRHFITVNGKIDEEGLLTGDCQVSSFDYGRVSRMRTYREGKEKFTAKFFSDDQVKVTDLIVENDKESEDSLPLNQRLKFSLPVNSSGEYRFFSPNLFAGLSKNPFTADTRQTNIDFGYNQHYIFTGNISIPEGYEFETPPKNIGMIMPDTSIVFRRFIEVKGNTAGYRIILEFKRPYYDVQEYPEFKEFYKLLFDKLSEQFVFKKKA, from the coding sequence ATGAAAAAGTTATTGCTTCTGGCTTTCGCCTGCTGGCCGGTATTGGTATTGCATGCGCAGAAAGACAAAGACCTCCCCGGTTTTGGAAAAATAGACAAAGCCGATCTGGAACTCAAAGCCTGCGAATTTGATAAAGATGCAGAAGCCATGATCATGCTGGAAACCGGCGAGATCGAATTCCAACGCGGCAGTCACTGGATCTTTGCCATGAAGATCGAGAAAAGGGTAAGGCTCAAGATCTTCAAAGACAAAGGCATCGACCGCGCCACCATCAAACTCCATTATTATTCGGACGACAACTATGAAAAACTGCTGGATGTGGATGCCGTCACTTACAACCTTGACCCAACCGGAAAGATCAGGGAAACAAAAGTGGACAAAAAATCAATGTACAGGGAAAAGGTAAACTCGAATGTTTCTGCACTCAAATTCACTTTCCCCGATGTAAAAGTGGGCGAGAGTATCCTCGAATACCGCTATACCATCATCCGCGAAAGCGTTACCAATATCGAGCCCTGGATCTTTCAGGACAGGATCCCCACAAAAGTGAGCGTCTACCGGGTTACTATACCCGAATATTTCAAATTCACCACTAATTCACATTTGAGCCATCCCGTTGAACAGAAAAGGGATGAGTTTCGCCAGAGCATCACATACGACAGGGAGAATATCCAGTATAATGCACATGAATATTTCTATAAAATGAAGAATGTGCCAGCCCTGAAAGATGAACCATATATGGGCGCAGTAAGGGATTATCTCCAGCGTGTGAACTTCCAGTTGTCTACCGTGCAGTTCCCCAACCAGCTTCCTCAAAACCTTACCAATACCTGGGCAGGCCTGACGAAGAACCTGATGGAACATCCATCATTTGGTCAGCAGATCAAAAAGAACCTGTTGAAAAATGACGCCATGAATGCCATCACAGCCAAAGCAAATACGCCTTTCGAGAAGATGAGCGCCATCTTCTATCATGTTCAAAAGAGCATGGCATGGGACGGACATAATGATTTCTATTGCACCAGCGTGAAAGAAAGCTATGCGAAGAAGGCGGGCTCTTCCGGAGATATCAATCTCATCCTGCTCAATCTCCTCCGAGATGCAGGCTTCGACGCCAAACCCGTACTGGCCAGCACCAGGGACCATGGACAGGTGAACGCCACCTACCCTTTCATGGAGCAGTTCAACAATGTGCTGGTACTGGTTTTCATCGGAGATAACAACTATGTGCTGGACGCCTCGGATAAAGCCAATACCCCCTATCTCATCCCCGAAGATGTGCTGGGAACGGAAGCCTATATGCTGGATGGCGAAAGCGGACAATTCATTCAGCTCTGGACAAGCAGGAACACTTTACGGCACTTCATTACCGTGAATGGCAAGATCGATGAAGAAGGTCTGCTCACCGGCGATTGCCAGGTTAGTTCTTTCGATTACGGACGCGTATCCAGGATGAGGACCTACAGGGAAGGAAAGGAAAAATTCACTGCAAAATTCTTCAGCGATGACCAGGTGAAAGTAACAGACCTCATTGTAGAGAACGATAAAGAGTCGGAAGATTCGCTGCCGCTGAACCAGCGCCTGAAGTTCTCATTGCCGGTAAATTCTTCCGGCGAATACAGGTTCTTCTCGCCCAATCTGTTCGCCGGGCTCAGCAAGAATCCATTCACGGCGGATACGCGCCAGACGAATATCGATTTCGGTTATAATCAGCATTATATTTTCACAGGGAATATAAGTATTCCGGAAGGCTACGAATTTGAAACGCCTCCTAAGAATATCGGTATGATCATGCCTGATACCAGCATCGTTTTCCGACGCTTCATAGAAGTGAAAGGAAATACCGCAGGATACAGGATCATACTCGAATTCAAGCGCCCTTACTATGACGTGCAGGAGTATCCGGAATTCAAAGAATTCTACAAGCTCCTCTTCGATAAACTGAGCGAGCAATTCGTATTCAAAAAGAAAGCATGA